Within Amycolatopsis sp. FDAARGOS 1241, the genomic segment CCTACCTCGGCGTGGCGCACCCGGTGGCGATCGAGCACCTCACCCGGCTCGGGGTGACCACCGTGGAGCTGATGCCGGTGCACGCGTTCGCCGACGAGCCGTCGCTCGTGCGGGCCGGCCGGCACAACTACTGGGGCTACTCGCCGCTCGGCTTCTTCGCGCCGCACCCCGGGTACGCCAGTGAGCCAGGTCGCGAGGTCGAGGAGTTCCGCTCGATGGTGGCGGCGCTGCACGCGGCCAACATCGAGGTGATCGTAGACGTCGTCTTCAACCACACCTGCGAGGGCGGGCCGGACGGGCCGACGCTGTTCCTGCGCGGGCTCGACGCCCCGGCGTACTACCTGCACACCAAGCGCGGGCACATGGCCGACATCACCGGCTGCGGCAACACACTCGACGCGGGTTCGCCGACCGTGGTCCGGCTCGTCACCGACTCGCTGCGGTACTGGACGCAGGAACTCGGCGTCGACGGCTTCCGGTTCGACCTGGCGAGCACGCTCGGCCGCCCGCGCGGCGGGATGTTCGACCGCGACTCGACGATGCTCACTGCCATCACGACGGATCCCGTGCTGTCGCGGTGCAAGCTCATCGCCGAACCGTGGGACGCGACGGGGGAGGGTTACCGCGTCGGTGACTTCGGCGCGCAGTGGGCCGAGTGGAACGGGCGCTACCGGGACACGGTGCGCGACTTCTGGCGCGGCGTCACCGGGGTGCGCGATCTCGCGTACCGGCTGTCGGGTTCGTCGGACCTCTACGACCACAATTTGCGCAGGCCGTGGCAGTCGATCAACTTCGTGACCGCCCACGACGGCTTCACGCTCCGAGATCTGGTGTCCTACAACGAAAAGCACAACGAGGCCAACGGCGAGGACAACCGGGACGGCACCAACGACAACCGCTCGTGGAACCACGGCGCGGAGGGGGAGACCGACGACGCGGCGATCGTCGCGCTGCGGACCCGGCAGGCGCGCAACCTCTTCGCCACGCTGATGCTGTCCACCGGCACCCCGATGCTGCTCGCGGGTGACGAGATGTGGCGGACGCAGGGCGGCAACAACAACGCCTACTGCCTCGACGACGAGACGTCCTGGGTCGACTGGACGCCGACGCCGGAGACCGAGCCGATGCTGTCGTTCGCCCGGCGGGTGGTGCGCTTGCGCGCCTACAGCCCCGCGCTGCGCCAGCCGGAGTTCTTCGAGGGCCGCACCACGCCCACCGGCAAGCCGGACCTCGTGTGGTTTCGCCCCGACGGCGAGGAGTTCGACGAGATCGACTGGTTCGACGAGAGCCGCCGCACGTTGTGCATGTGGATCGACGGGTCCAACTCCCAGGCGCGCAACCGCGAAGGTGCGCTCGTCACCGACCACTCGTGGCTGCTGATCCTGCACGCCGGCGAAGACGACGTCGAGGTGGTGCTGCCGGGCCCCGAGTACGGCGCCACCTACAAACCCACGCTGGACACCGGCACGGCCGACGGGAGCCCGGCGTACGTGGGGGTGCTGGAGCCGAAGTCCCGGATCGTGGTCGGGGCCCGGTCGGTGCAGCTGCTGCGGGCCCCCCGGGATCTCGTGCCCTGGCCGCTGCCGTGACGGCGGCGGGGCTGGTCGCATCGTTCAAGAAGATTCGAAGGCATCGTTCAAGAGACAACTGTCACCTGGTGTCCGCGGAATCCGCTTTTCACCCTGGTCGTTGGACGCTGAAATCCCCTGTGGTGATCTCCGAGGAGGAGAACTGATGACCGACCACAGCACACCGCCCGGGCCGCCCCTGCGCATCGGTCTGGTCGCCGAGCCGGCCAAGACCGAGTCGCGGGTGGCGCTGACCCCGGACACCGTGCGCAAAGCCATCGGCCTCGGCTACTCCGTCGTGGTGGAGTCCGGGGCCGGTGTGCGGTCCGGGTTCGGCGACGAGGCCTACCTGGCCGCGGGCGCCGAGGTGTCGGTCGATCCGGCGTGGGACGCGGAGGTCGTCGTGACGATCAACCCGCCGGACGCCGACCGGATCGAGAAACTGCTCCCCGGCACGATCCTGGTGTCGATGCTGGCGCCGGCGTTGGAGCCGGAGCGGCTGGCCGCGCTGGCGGCGCGGGGGGTCACGGCGCTCGCGATGGACGCGGTCCCGCGGATCTCGCGGGCGCAGTCGCTGGACGTGCTCAGCTCGATGGCGAACATCGCCGGGTACCGGGCGGTGATCGAGGCGGCGCACGTGTTCGGGCGGTTCTTCACGGGCCAGGTCACCGCGGCGGGCAAGGTGCCGCCGGCGAAGGTGCTGGTCGCGGGGGCCGGGGTCGCGGGGCTGGCGGCGATCGCGGCGGCGAACAGCCTGGGTGCGGTGGTCCGGGCGACCGACCCGCGGCCGGAGGTGGCGGATCAGGTGCGGTCGCTGGGTGGTGAGTACCTGGCGGTGGAGGTTGAGCAAGAGGCCAGCACCGACGGCTACGCCAAGGCCACGTCCGAGGCCTACGACAAGCGGGCCGCGGAGATCTACTCCGAGCAGGCCGCCGACGTGGACATCGTCATCACGACCGCGCTGATCCCGGGCCGGCCCGCGCCCAAGCTGCTCACGGCCGAGCAGGTCGCGTTGATGAAGCCGGGCAGCGTCGTGGTCGACATGGCCGCGGCGCAGGGCGGCAACGTTGCCGGCACGGTGGCCGGTGAGGTCGTGACCACGGACAACGGCGTGACGATCATCGGCTACACCGACTTGCCGGGCCGGCTGCCGGCGCAGGCCTCGCAGCTGTACGGCACGAACGTGGTCAACCTGCTGAAGCTGCTCACGCCGGAGAAGGACGGGCGGCTGACCCTCGACTTCGACGACGTGGTGCAGCGCGGACTGACCGTGGTCCGCGACGGTGAGGTCCTGTGGCCCCCGCCGCCGGTGTCGGTGAGTGCGGCGCCGCAGGCCGCGCCCGCGCCGCGGGCGGAGCCGGAGCCGGAGCCGGAGAAGCCGCGGTCGCCGTGGCCGCGGTTCGCGGTCGCGGCGCTCGGGGCGGTGGCGCTGTTCCTGGCGTCGGCGTTCGCGCCGCCGGAGCTGGCCGGGCACCTGACGGTGTTCGTGCTCGCGATCGTCATCGGCTTCTACGTGATCGGCAACGTGCACCACGCGCTGCACACGCCGCTGATGTCGGTGACCAACGCGATCTCCGGGATCATCGTCGTCGGCGCGATCCTGCAGATCGCCGGTGGCGGTGCCCTGACCACGATCCTGGCCGCGGCGGCAGTGCTGCTGGCGGCCATCAACATCGTCGGTGGCTTCACGGTGACGCGCCGGATGCTGTCGATGTTCTCGAGGAGCTGAGCCGGTGCACACCGAGACGTGGAAGACGGCGGCGTACCTGATCGCCGCCCTGCTGTTCGTGGCCAGCCTCGCGGGGCTGGCCAAGCACGAGACCTCGCGGCGCGGGGTGTGGTTCGGGATCGCCGGCATGGCGATCGCACTGGTCGCCACCGCGGCGACCGCGCTCGGGCTCGCGTCCGGGCTGGGGATCACGCTGCTGCTGGTCGCACTCGTCATCGGGGCCGCGATCGGGGTGTGGCGGGCCCGGGTGGTCGAGATGACGGGCATGCCCGAGCTGATCGCGCTGATGCACAGCTTCGTCGGTCTCGCCGCGGTGCTGGTCGGCTGGAACGGTTTCCTCGAGGTCGAGGCGGACAGCGCGCAGACCGAGCTGGCCGGCTCACTGCTGGGCATCCACCACGCCGAGGTCGTGATCGGCGTGTTCATCGGCGCGGTGACGTTCACCGGGTCGATCGTCGCCTACCTCAAGCTATCGGCCCGGATCCCGTCCAAGCCGCTGCAGCTGCCGGGCAAGAACGCGCTCAACCTCGGCGCGCTGGTCGCGTTCGCGGTGCTGACGGTGTTCTTCGTGCTCAGCCCCGCGACGTGGCTGCTCGTGGCGGTCACGGTGCTCGCGCTGCTGCTGGGCGTGCACCTGGTCGCCTCGATCGGCGGCGGGGACATGCCGGTGGTCGTGTCGATGCTCAACAGCTACTCCGGCTGGGCCGCGGCCGCGTCGGGCTTCCTGCTGGGCAACGACCTGCTGATCATCACCGGTGCGCTCGTCGGCTCGTCCGGTGCGTACCTGTCCTACGTGATGTGCAAGGCGATGAACCGCTCGTTCATCTCGGTCATCGCGGGCGGGTTCGGCGCCCCGGCAGCCACGGGTGGCGCGGAGGTGACCGGTGAGCACCGCGAGATCGACGCCGCCGGGGTCGCCGAGCTGCTCACCGGCGCCCGGTCCGTGGTCATCACGCCGGGTTACGGCATGGCGGTGGCGCAGGCGCAGGCCCCGGTGGCCGAGCTGACCCGGCGGCTGCGCGAGCAGGGCGTCGAGGTCCGCTTCGGCGTGCACCCGGTCGCCGGCCGGCTGCCCGGGCACATGAACGTGCTGCTCGCGGAGGCGAAGGTGCCCTACGACATCGTGCTGGAGATGGACGAGATCAACGACGACCTCGCCGGCACCGACGTCGTGCTCGTGATCGGGGCCAACGACACCGTCAACCCGGCCGCCGCCGAAGACCCCGGGAGCCCGATCGCCGGCATGCCGGTGCTGCGGGTCTGGGAAGCGGGCAACGTCGTGGTGTTCAAGCGGTCCATGGCCACCGGCTACGCCGGGGTCCAGAACCCGCTGTTCTTCCGCGAGAACAGCCAGATGCTCTTCGGCGATGCCAAGGAGCGGGTGCAGGACATCCTTGCGGCGCTGCCGGCCCGCGTCGGCTGAGTCGCTCCCCGCACGCGGTGCCCGCGTCGCCGGCCGGCGACGCGGGCACCGCTGTTTTGCGGGCCGGCCCGGGTGACCACTGTGGACGGTAGGTGCGGAACGGGTGCCCGCCCGGGCCGTCACCCGTTCCGGCAATTCCGGCACCCACCCGGCACGCGCGGCGTCCTGGTGAACGCCGTTCGACTTCCGTGTTACGGGCGGACCGCGAAAACCATGCTCGGGTGATTGTTCCGCGGTTCGACTTGCGATCTCGCCGGCACTGTGAGAGAGCGGGGAAATTGCGCCCGGAGGGAGTGGTTTGGCCCGGCCGGGTGGCGGGTACGTTCGTAAAAGGCCCCGCTGTCAAGGGCTTTGAGTGAATCAGGCACACTGACCGTGCTCGCGTTCGCAGAGAAATCCACACAGGCAAGAGGGGCGTTGCCATGACCGGCCGGCTCGGTATCGACGACGTCAGCCCCACCGTGAGCTGCGGCCGATATCCGGCCAAAGCTGTTGTGGGGGAACACTTTCCCGTTTCGGCCACGGTCTGGCGTGAAGGGCACGACGCCGTGGCGGCGACGGTCGCGTGGCGGGGTCCCGGCGACCGCGTCTCGCGCCAGACGCGGATGGCCGAGCAGGGGAAGGGACTGGACCGCTTCGGCGCCGTGATCGTCCCCGACGCCGAGGGCATGTGGACCTACCGCGTCGACGCGTGGAGCGACCCCTGGGCCACCTGGGAGCACGCGGTCGAGGTCAAGATCGCCGCGGGGCAGGGGGCCGGAGAACTGGCCAACGACCTCGAGTCGGGCGCGCGCCTGCTCGACCGCGTGTCCCGCCGGCCCGACCGCCGGGCCGAGCGAGCGCTGCTCGCGGGCGCGGCGGCGGACTTGCGCGACGAGGGCCGCGACGTCGCCGCGCGCGTGGGAGCCGCGCTTTCACCCGAGGTGCGCCGGATCATGCACGAGTTCCCGGTGCGCGAGCTGATCACCAAGGGCAAACCGCAGAAGCTGTGGGTCGACCGCAAGCGCGCGGCGTTCGGGTCCTGGTACGAGTTCTTCCCGCGCTCCACCGGCGGCGTCGACGCCGAGGGCCGCGCGGTCCACGGCACGTTCGCCACGGCGGCCCGGGCGCTGGACCGCGTCGCGGGCATGGGCTTCGACGTGGTCTACCTCCCGCCCATCCACCCGATCGGGCGAGTGAACCGCAAGGGCCCCAACAACACCCTGGTCGCCACGCCCGACGACGTCGGCTCGCCGTGGGCGATCGGCGCCGACGAGGGCGGGCACGACGCGATCCACCCCGACCTCGGCACATTCGACGATTTCGACGCGTTCGTCGGGCGCGCGGAGGAACTCGGGATGGAGGTGGCTCTCGACCTCGCGCTGCAGGCGGCGCCGGACCACCCGTGGGTGCTCAAACACCCGGAATTCTTCACCACCCGCCCCGACGGCTCGATCGCGTACGCGGAGAACCCGCCGAAGAAGTACCAGGACATCTACCCGATCAACTTCGACAACGATCCGCGCGGGATCTACGACGAGGTGCTGCGGGTCGTGCTGCACTGGGTGTCGCACGGGGTGCGCATCTTCCGGGTCGACAACCCGCACACGAAGCCGCCGGACTTCTGGGCGTGGCTCATCCAGTCGGTGAAGGACGCGCACCCGGACGTCATCTTCCTGGCCGAGGCGTTCACCCGGCCGGCGCGGCTGTGGGGCCTGGCGAAACTCGGCTTCACCCAGAGCTACACGTACTTCACGTGGCGCACGACCAAGGACGAGCTGATCGAGTTCGGTGTCGACCTCGTCGAGCACTGGAACGAAGGCAGGCCCAACCTGTTCGTGAACACGCCGGACATCCTGCACGAGTCGCTGCAGCACGGCGGCCCGGCGATGTTCGCGCTGCGGGCGGCGCTCGCGGCCACGCTCTCGCCCACGTGGGGCGTCTACTCCGGGTATGAGCTCTACGAGCACGTGCCGGTGCGGCCCGGCAGCGAGGAGTACCTCGACTCGGAGAAGTACCAGTTGCGCCCGCGCGACTTCGAGCGGGCGGTCGCCGAGGGCCGCTCGCTGGAACCGTGGCTGGCGCGGCTCAACGCGGTCCGCAAGGCCCACCCGGCACTGCAGGGCATGCGGACCCTGCGGTTCCACCACGTCGACAACGGCGCGCTGCTCGCCTACTCCAAACAGGACCCGGCGACCGGTGACACCGTGGTGACGGTGGTGAACCTCGACCCGCACGGTGCGCAGGAAGGCACCCTGTGGCTCGACCTGGAGTCGCTCGGCTTCGAATGGCACGAGCGGCTCATCGCGCACGACGAGGTCACCGGGGAGACCTGGGACTGGGGCCAGGCCAACTTCGTCCGGCTCGAACCGTGGCGTGCCGTCGCGCACGTCGTCGCGGTGCGGCGCCGGCTCGCCGGGTAACCGGGCCCTCGAAAGATTTCAAGCCACCCTGCACGCACGGCACGCGGCAGGGACGATCGAACGTACCGCCGAATGCGGGACGAGGTGGAGTTTCATGGACGACGAGAGCCGGCCCGACGCGGCACTGGGCCTGGACGGCGTACCCCACACTGGTGAGGCGATGACCGCCGAGGGCCTGCTCGTGGAACCCCAGGCAGACGACTTCGGGCACGCGGTGGAGGCGCCGCGCGACCCGGAGTGGTTCAAGGGCGCGGTGTTCTACGAAGTGCTGGTGCGCGCGTTCACCGACTCGAACGGCGACGGCACCGGCGACCTGCGCGGGCTCGCCAGCCGGCTGGACTACCTCGAGTGGCTCGGCGTGGACTGCCTGTGGCTGCCGCCGTTCTACGCGTCGCCGCTGCGCGACGGCGGTTACGACATCAGCGACTTCCGCGCGGTGCTGCCGGAGTTCGGCAGCGTCGAGGACTTCGTGTACCTGCTCGGCGAGGGGCACAAGCGCGGCATCCGCATCATCACGGACCTGGTGCTCAACCACACGTCCGACGCGCACCCGTGGTTCCAGCAGTCGCGCCACGACCCGGACGGCCCGTACGGCGACTACTACGTGTGGAGCGACGACGACTCGCGCTACGCCGACGCACGCATCATCTTCGTCGACACCGAGACGTCGAACTGGACCTACGACCCGGTGCGCGGCCAGTTCTACTGGCACCGCTTCTTCAGCCACCAGCCCGACCTCAACTACGAGAACCCGGCCGTGCAGGACGCGATGATCGACGTGCTGCGGTTCTGGCTCGACCTCGGCATCGACGGGTTCCGGCTCGACGCCGTGCCGTACCTGTTCGAGCAGGAGGGTACCAACTGCGAGAACCTGCCGCGCACGCACGAATTCCTCAAGCGCTGCCGCAAGGTCGTCGACGACGAGTTCCCGGGCCGCATCCTGCTGGCCGAGGCGAACCAGTGGCCCTCGGACGTCGTCGAGTACTTCGGCGACCCGGACGTCGGCGGCGACGAGTGCCACATGGCGTTCCACTTCCCGCTGATGCCGCGCATCTTCATGGCCGTGCGCCGCGAGTCGCGGTTCCCGATCTCGGAGATCCTGCTGCAGACGCCGCAGATCCCGTCGGGTACGCAGTGGGGCATCTTCCTGCGCAACCACGACGAGCTCACGCTCGAGATGGTCACGGACGAAGAGCGCGACTACATGTACGCCGAGTACGCCAAGGACCCGCGGATGAAGGCCAACATCGGCATCCGCCGCCGCCTGGCGCCGCTGCTGGACAACGACCGCAACCAGCAGGAGCTGTTCACGGCGATGCTGCTGTCGCTGCCCGGTTCGCCCGTCCTGTACTACGGCGACGAGATCGGCATGGGCGACAACATCTGGCTCGGCGACCGCGACGCGGTCCGCACCCCCATGCAGTGGACGCCGGACCGCAACGCCGGCTTCTCCTCCTGCGACCCCGGCCGCATTTACCTGCCGGTGATCATGGACCCGGTCTACGGCTACGAAGCCCTCAACGTCGAGGCCCAGTCGAACAACGCGTCGTCGCTGCTGAACTGGACGCGGCGGATGATCGAGGTGCGCAAGCAGCACCACGCGTTCGCCGCCGGCGACTTCGTGGACCTCGGCGGTTCGAACCCGAGCGTGCTCGCCTACCAGCGCCAGTGGCAGCGGCCCGACGGGCGCCACGACGTCGTGCTGTGCGTGAACAACCTGTCGCGCTTCCCTCAGCCGGTGGAGCTCGACCTGTCCGCGCACCTCGGCTCGGTGCCGGTGGAGCTGACCGGCGGTGTGCGGTTCCCGGAGGTCGGTGAACTGCCGTACCTGCTCACGCTGCCCGGTCACGGGTTCTACTGGTTCCAGCTCGTCGAGCGGGAAGCCGAAGGCGAAATGAGGTGAGTCCGTTGGGCGACCACGAACACCTGATCCGGCAGCTCGTCGCCGAGCTGCCGGAGTGGCTGCCGGCGCAGCGCTGGTTCGCGGGCAAGGACCGGCCGATCACGGCGGTCCGCGCCCTCGCCGCGACCGAGCTGGTCGCGGGTGATCCACAGCTGCTGCACGTGGTCGTCGAGGTGGGACAAGGGGACCGGACCGAGCCCTACCAGCTGCTGGTGGGGCGCCGGTCGCACCCGCCGGAGATCGCGTCGACCGCCTGGATCGGCGCCGACGGGGGGCTCAACTTCTACGAGGCGAGCGGCGACGCGGACCTGACCGCGGTGCTGCTGGACAACATGGTGACCGGCGAGCGCGTCGGCCCGCTCTCGTTCGAGCACGAACCCGGTGCCGAGCTCACCGGCGGGCTGCGGGCGCGGCCCATCACGTCCGAGCAGAGCAACACGTCGCTCGTGTACGGCGGTCAGTACATCCTGAAGCTGTTCCGCAAGCTGAGCCCGGGGACCAACAAGGACCTGCTGCTGCACCGCGCGCTGCAGGAAGCGGGGTGCGTGCACATCGCGCAGGTCGTCGGCTCGATCACGGGCGAGCTGGCCGGCGCGCCGGCGACGGTCGGGATGCTGCAGGTGTTCCTGCCCGACGCGGTCGACGGCTGGGCCATGGCCAGCACGAGCGTGCGCGACCTGATGGCCGAACCCGACCTGCGGCCCGACGAGGTCGGTGGCGACTTCGCCGGCGAGGCCGAGCGCCTCGGCGCGGCGGTCGCCACCGTGCACACCGACCTGGCGGCGGCTCTGGGCGCGCACCCGGTGGACGAGTCCGAGCTCGACCGGACGGTGGCGGGCATGACCGAGCGGCTCGAGCGGGCCGCACGCGACGTCCCGCAGCTCGCCGAGCACGCGCCCGCGCTGCGGAAGGTATTCGACGCACTGCGCGAGCTGCCACCCGGCCGCCCGGAGATCTCGATGCAGTACATCCACGGCGATCTGCACCTGGGCCAGGTGCTGCGCACGGTCGGGGGCTGGCTGCTGCTCGACTTCGAGGGCGAGCCGGCCGCGCCACTGGAGGAGCGGCACGCGCTGCGCTCGCCTTTGCGTGACGTCGCCGGGATGCTGCGCTCGTTCGACTACGCGGCCCGGCAGCTGCTCGTGGGCCAGCCCGAGGAGCCGGCGCTCACCGAGCGCGCGCTCGAATGGGCGCGGCGCAACCGCACGGCGTTCTGCGCCGGATACGCCGCCGCGGCCGGCCCGATCGGCGACCCGCGCGAGCACGGGGAGCTGCTCCGTGCGTTCGAACTCGACAAAGCGGTGTACGAAGTCAGCTACGAGCACGCGAACCGGCCGGACTGGCTGACCGTGCCCATGGCGGCGATCTCGCGGATCGCCCACGGAGGTGAGTGAAGACGTGAACACGGCTCCCCGGGATCTGCCCGCAGCGGCTCCGTCCCCGCAGGACATCGACCGGCTGCTGGCCGGCTCGCACCACGACCCGCACTCGGTGCTCGGCGTGCACGCCGACACCGCCACGGGTGTGGTGGTCCGTGCGCTGGTGCCCGGCGCGAAGTCCGTGACGGCGCTCGCGGGCGACCGGCGTTTCCCGCTCGAGCGCGTCGTCGATGCGCTGTTCGCCGCGACGCTGCCCGAGCACCCGGGCGACTACCGGCTCGAGATCGGCTACGACGGGCACACCGTGGTCACCGACGACCCGTACCGCTGGCTGCCCACGGTCGGTGAGCTGGACCTGCACCTGATCGGCGAAGGCCGGCACGAGCGGCTGTGGGACGTGCTGGGCGCGCACGTGCGCAGCTACGACACCCCGCGCGGGACCGTCGAGGGCGTGTCGTTCGCCGTGTGGGCGCCGACCGCGCGCGGCGTGCGCGTGATCGGCGACTTCAACGGCTGGGAGGGGCGCGGGCACGCGATGCGCTCGCTCGGCTCGTCCGGCGTGTGGGAGCTGTTCGTGCCGGACGTGCCGGTGGGCACGTGCTACAAGTTCCGGATCCTCGGCGCCGACGGCCACTGGCACGAGAAGGCCGACCCGATGGCGTTCGCGACCGAGGTGCCACCGGCGACCGCGTCCAAGGTGACGAAGTCGGTCCACACCTGGGGTGACGACGACTGGGTCACGACCCGGGAGGCGACCAACTGGGCCGACGCGCCGATGAGCGTCTACGAGGTGCACCTCGGTTCGTGGCGGCCCGGGCTGGGCTACCGAGAGCTGGCCGGCCAGCTGGCCGACTACGTCCAGGAAACCGGCTTCACCCACGTGGAGTTCCTGCCGGTGGCCGAGCACCCGTTCGGCGGTTCGTGGGGCTACCAGGTCACGTCGTACTACGCGCCGACGTCGCGCTTCGGTTCGCCCGACGACTTCCGCTACCTCGTGGACCACCTGCACCAGCGCGGCATCGGCGTGCTCGTGGACTGGGTGCCGGCGCACTTCCCACGCGACATCTGGGCGCTCGCGCGGTTCGACGGCAGCCCGTTGTACGAGCACGAGGACCCGCGCCGCGGTGAGCAGCCCGACTGGGGCACGCTCGTGTTCAACTTCGGCCGCAACGAGGTGCGCAATTTCCTCGTGGCG encodes:
- the glgB gene encoding 1,4-alpha-glucan branching protein GlgB, which encodes MNTAPRDLPAAAPSPQDIDRLLAGSHHDPHSVLGVHADTATGVVVRALVPGAKSVTALAGDRRFPLERVVDALFAATLPEHPGDYRLEIGYDGHTVVTDDPYRWLPTVGELDLHLIGEGRHERLWDVLGAHVRSYDTPRGTVEGVSFAVWAPTARGVRVIGDFNGWEGRGHAMRSLGSSGVWELFVPDVPVGTCYKFRILGADGHWHEKADPMAFATEVPPATASKVTKSVHTWGDDDWVTTREATNWADAPMSVYEVHLGSWRPGLGYRELAGQLADYVQETGFTHVEFLPVAEHPFGGSWGYQVTSYYAPTSRFGSPDDFRYLVDHLHQRGIGVLVDWVPAHFPRDIWALARFDGSPLYEHEDPRRGEQPDWGTLVFNFGRNEVRNFLVANALYWLEEFHLDGLRVDAVASMLYLDYSRKEGEWLPNEYGGRENLDAVRFLQELNATVYRRHPGVVMVAEESTAWPGVTRPTHLGGLGFGFKWNMGWMHDTLRYLSHEPVHRAYHHNEMTFSLVYAWTENFVLPLSHDEVVHGKGSLWQRMPGDDWNKAAGLRSLLAFMWAHPGKQLLFMGGEFGQPREWSESRSLDWHLLESPLHAGVQALMRQLNEIYRGTAALFSGDVRPEGFQWIDANDSAGNVLSFLRLGSDGSRLACIANFAGVPHRDYRVGLPATGRWIEVLNTDAEVYGGSGVGNLGAIEATGKPWHGLPASAVLQLPPSGVLWLLEEATSTPR